A genomic segment from Candidatus Binatia bacterium encodes:
- a CDS encoding benzoate-CoA ligase family protein produces the protein MTYEPPERLNLADHFLDARVREGRGGRTALVTDQGSLTYADVQALANRFGHLIRAAGAEPEQRVMIALPDGPEFVAALFGTLKIGAVAVMVNPGLSLEEVRHLLAYTRARVVVAHRETAGVFERAAAEGPHVKRLLVADTDPFARALAAASAALDAFPSHRDDPAIWLFSGGTTGRPKAVVQTHRSFAYTAACYGPEVIGYTENDVTLSVPKLYFGYATGANLFFPFAAGAASALFPEPATAETVFAKVRKFRPTVLVNVPTMVHKMVTHPGASAQDLASLRVAISAGEALPAELYARWKKTTEAELLDGLGTAEMWHIFISNRIGAVRPGTLGTVVPGFEIQACDEEGRQLPPGETGWLRVRGGARAIGYWQHQEKTEQAFRGEWYVTGDLVQIDAGGIVTYCGRGDELLKVAGKWLAPAEVEGCLLDHPAVVEAAVVGAADGSGLVKPIAYVVARERRDGLADELRAHVRERLAPYKHPREVVFLDALPRTHLGKVDRGRLRAG, from the coding sequence ATGACCTACGAGCCGCCGGAACGCCTGAACCTCGCCGATCACTTCCTCGACGCCCGCGTCCGCGAAGGGCGCGGCGGCCGGACGGCGCTCGTCACCGACCAGGGCTCCCTCACCTACGCCGACGTCCAGGCGCTCGCCAACCGCTTCGGCCACCTGATCCGGGCGGCCGGCGCCGAGCCGGAGCAGCGGGTGATGATCGCCCTCCCCGACGGCCCCGAGTTCGTGGCGGCCCTCTTCGGGACGCTGAAGATCGGCGCGGTCGCGGTCATGGTGAACCCCGGGCTCTCCCTCGAGGAGGTCCGGCATCTCCTGGCCTACACGCGGGCGCGGGTCGTGGTCGCGCACCGGGAGACCGCGGGCGTCTTCGAGCGGGCCGCGGCCGAGGGCCCCCACGTGAAGCGGCTCCTCGTCGCGGACACCGACCCCTTCGCCCGGGCGCTGGCCGCCGCCTCCGCCGCGCTCGACGCCTTCCCCAGTCATCGCGACGATCCGGCCATCTGGCTTTTCTCCGGCGGGACGACGGGGCGGCCGAAGGCGGTCGTCCAGACGCACCGCTCCTTCGCCTATACCGCCGCCTGCTACGGACCCGAGGTGATCGGCTACACCGAGAACGACGTGACGCTCTCCGTGCCGAAGCTCTACTTCGGCTACGCCACCGGGGCGAACCTCTTCTTTCCCTTCGCCGCGGGCGCAGCCTCCGCCCTCTTCCCCGAGCCGGCCACCGCGGAGACGGTGTTCGCCAAGGTCCGGAAGTTCCGGCCGACCGTGCTCGTGAACGTCCCGACGATGGTGCACAAGATGGTGACCCACCCCGGCGCTTCGGCCCAGGACCTCGCCTCCCTTCGCGTGGCGATCTCCGCGGGGGAGGCGCTTCCCGCCGAGCTTTACGCGCGCTGGAAGAAGACCACGGAGGCGGAGCTCTTGGACGGCCTCGGCACCGCCGAGATGTGGCACATCTTCATCTCGAACCGGATCGGGGCGGTGCGCCCGGGGACGCTGGGCACCGTGGTCCCCGGCTTCGAGATCCAGGCGTGCGACGAGGAGGGGCGGCAGCTTCCCCCGGGCGAGACGGGCTGGCTCCGGGTGCGCGGCGGCGCGCGCGCGATCGGCTACTGGCAACATCAAGAAAAGACCGAGCAGGCCTTCCGCGGGGAATGGTACGTGACGGGAGACCTGGTCCAGATCGACGCCGGCGGCATCGTGACCTACTGCGGGCGCGGCGACGAGCTGCTGAAAGTGGCGGGCAAGTGGCTCGCGCCGGCCGAGGTGGAGGGCTGCCTGCTGGATCACCCCGCGGTGGTCGAGGCCGCGGTCGTCGGCGCTGCCGACGGGAGCGGACTGGTGAAGCCGATCGCCTACGTCGTGGCGCGCGAGCGGCGCGACGGTCTGGCCGACGAGCTGCGCGCCCACGTGCGCGAGCGGCTCGCCCCCTACAAGCACCCGCGCGAGGTGGTTTTCCTGGACGCGCTCCCCCGGACGCATCTCGGCAAGGTGGACCGGGGGCGCCTCCGGGCGGGGTAG
- a CDS encoding DUF6496 domain-containing protein: MSAPGVGARNRSVPATVPASSERVKAVRSAPRAARRHGMCTPQREPRGVDLGARTRFAPFEQEKTMPTRRKKSSGRRYGESASKSVESAMRRKKHGTLKRGKSGHGGTVTSRKQAIAIGLSEAREKGAKVPRKRTGSTSRRSSSARSSSGRSSSGRSSSGRSGSTRSSSRRSSSRSSSSRSRSSSRSARS; encoded by the coding sequence ATGTCGGCTCCAGGGGTTGGCGCGCGGAATCGATCCGTTCCCGCGACCGTACCCGCATCGTCGGAGAGGGTCAAGGCGGTTCGCAGCGCTCCACGAGCCGCGCGTCGGCATGGGATGTGCACTCCGCAACGGGAACCAAGGGGAGTGGACCTGGGAGCGCGAACGCGGTTCGCGCCGTTCGAACAGGAGAAGACGATGCCGACACGCAGAAAGAAATCCAGCGGCCGCCGCTACGGCGAGTCCGCCTCCAAATCCGTCGAGAGCGCGATGCGCCGGAAGAAGCACGGCACGCTGAAGCGGGGGAAGTCGGGGCACGGAGGAACGGTGACCAGCCGGAAGCAGGCGATCGCGATTGGTTTGTCCGAGGCGCGCGAGAAGGGCGCCAAGGTGCCCCGGAAGCGCACGGGCTCCACGTCGCGGCGCTCCAGCTCGGCGCGGTCCAGCTCGGGACGGTCCAGCTCGGGGCGCTCCAGCTCGGGGCGGTCCGGTTCGACGCGGTCTTCGTCCCGCCGCTCCAGCTCACGGAGCTCTTCGTCCCGGTCGCGCTCTTCTTCGAGGAGCGCCCGCTCGTAA
- a CDS encoding RidA family protein — MTFQIVNPASLGEPKGWNNGLLAPAGGRLLFVAGQAGWEEEAAGDPPDFAAQFVRALDKVLAVIAEADGRPEDLARLTIYVTDLAAYRAARRAVGEAWRARLGRFYPAVALVEVKGLMDRGAMVEMEATAVIGGGGA, encoded by the coding sequence GTGACGTTCCAGATCGTGAACCCGGCCTCGCTGGGCGAGCCCAAGGGCTGGAACAACGGACTCCTCGCCCCGGCGGGGGGAAGACTTCTGTTCGTCGCGGGGCAGGCCGGATGGGAAGAAGAGGCCGCCGGCGATCCCCCCGATTTCGCCGCGCAGTTCGTGCGCGCTCTCGACAAGGTGCTTGCGGTGATCGCCGAGGCGGACGGGCGCCCCGAGGATCTCGCGCGGCTCACCATCTATGTGACCGATCTCGCCGCGTATCGCGCTGCCCGGCGAGCCGTCGGCGAGGCCTGGCGCGCGCGGCTGGGGCGCTTCTATCCGGCGGTGGCGCTCGTGGAGGTGAAGGGGCTGATGGACCGCGGAGCGATGGTGGAGATGGAAGCGACGGCGGTCATCGGCGGAGGTGGCGCGTGA
- a CDS encoding bifunctional salicylyl-CoA 5-hydroxylase/oxidoreductase, whose translation MKAAVIGGGPAGLFFALLLKRADPRHEIAVYERNRPDDTFGFGVVFSDATEEALAVADADVAAAMTARCHRWDDIEVHYKGHTLVSTGHRFSGLSRAGLLGILAARCREAGVRLCFEREMLDPAALEGADLILAADGVNSAVRERYREHFRPVVDVRPNRFVWLGTTKPFPAFTFYFKSDASGLWRVHAYQYEPDRSTFIVEATEATWRRAGLAEGDEGRTIAFCEALFAEELEGHRLLGNRSIWRSFPTIRNERWSHGNVVLAGDAAHTAHFSVGSGTKLAMEDAVALVEALRTQPSIADALTAYEAARRPAVESLQRAAQASLQWFEDTERYMDLDPLQFAFTLITRSLRVTHENLKLRDPAFTARVDSWFAERAEEQSGAPVPRAPAPPPMFTPFRLRDLVFRNRVVVSPMCQYSATDGMPDDWHLVHIGSRAIGGAGLVFVEMTDVSPEGRISPGCTGLYSERHAAAWKRIVDFVHGRTPAKIAMQLGHAGRKGATKLSWEGDAQPLETGGWPILAPSPIPYFPHSQTPREMTRADMDLVVGQFTQAAHHAVTAGFDLLEIHMAHGYLLASFISPLTNRREDEYGGPLENRMRFPLEVFRAVRAVWPEERPMSVRISAVDWKPGGMGPEDSVRVARMLKAAGCDIVDVSAGQTVPDQRPVYGRLFQTPFADRIRHEAGIATMAVGNISSYADVNTILAAGRADLCLLARAHLWDPYWTRHAAYELGWPLPWPDPYESLNQFRPRFS comes from the coding sequence ATGAAGGCCGCCGTCATCGGCGGCGGCCCCGCCGGGCTCTTCTTCGCGCTGCTCTTGAAGCGGGCCGACCCCAGGCACGAGATCGCCGTCTACGAGCGGAACCGGCCCGACGACACCTTCGGCTTCGGCGTGGTCTTCTCCGATGCCACCGAGGAGGCGCTCGCCGTCGCCGACGCCGACGTCGCGGCCGCGATGACCGCGCGCTGCCACCGCTGGGACGACATCGAGGTCCACTACAAGGGACACACCCTCGTCTCGACGGGGCACCGCTTCTCGGGGCTCTCCCGGGCGGGCCTGCTCGGCATCCTGGCCGCCCGGTGCCGCGAGGCGGGCGTGCGCCTCTGCTTCGAGCGGGAGATGCTCGACCCCGCGGCGCTCGAGGGAGCCGACCTGATCCTCGCCGCGGACGGCGTGAACTCCGCCGTGCGGGAGCGCTATCGCGAGCACTTCCGACCGGTCGTGGACGTCCGGCCCAACCGGTTCGTGTGGCTCGGCACCACGAAGCCCTTCCCGGCGTTCACCTTCTATTTCAAGAGCGACGCGAGCGGGCTCTGGCGCGTGCACGCCTACCAGTACGAGCCCGATCGCTCCACGTTCATCGTCGAAGCCACCGAGGCGACGTGGCGCCGGGCCGGGCTCGCCGAGGGGGACGAGGGGCGCACGATCGCCTTCTGCGAGGCGCTCTTCGCCGAGGAGCTGGAGGGGCACCGCCTCCTCGGGAACCGCTCGATCTGGCGCAGCTTTCCGACCATCCGGAACGAGCGCTGGTCCCACGGCAACGTCGTGCTCGCGGGGGACGCGGCGCACACGGCCCACTTCTCGGTGGGTTCCGGGACCAAGCTCGCGATGGAGGATGCCGTGGCGCTGGTCGAAGCGCTCCGGACCCAGCCCTCCATCGCCGACGCGCTCACGGCCTACGAAGCCGCCCGCCGCCCCGCGGTGGAGAGCCTGCAGCGCGCCGCCCAGGCCTCGCTCCAGTGGTTCGAGGACACCGAGCGCTACATGGACCTCGACCCGCTCCAGTTCGCGTTCACCCTGATCACGCGGAGCCTTCGCGTGACGCACGAAAATCTCAAGCTTCGGGACCCGGCCTTCACCGCGCGGGTGGACTCCTGGTTCGCGGAGCGGGCGGAGGAGCAGTCGGGCGCTCCCGTTCCGCGCGCGCCGGCGCCTCCGCCGATGTTCACGCCGTTCCGCCTGCGCGACCTGGTATTCCGGAACCGCGTCGTCGTCTCGCCGATGTGCCAGTACTCGGCGACCGACGGCATGCCCGACGACTGGCACCTGGTGCACATCGGGTCGCGCGCCATCGGCGGCGCCGGGCTCGTCTTCGTCGAGATGACCGACGTGAGCCCGGAGGGGCGGATCTCTCCGGGGTGCACGGGGCTCTATTCCGAGAGGCACGCGGCCGCGTGGAAGCGGATCGTGGACTTCGTGCACGGGCGGACGCCGGCGAAGATCGCGATGCAGCTGGGCCATGCGGGACGGAAAGGCGCGACCAAGCTCTCGTGGGAGGGGGACGCGCAGCCGCTGGAGACGGGAGGCTGGCCAATTCTCGCCCCTTCGCCGATCCCCTACTTCCCGCACAGCCAGACGCCACGCGAGATGACGCGAGCCGACATGGACCTGGTGGTCGGGCAGTTCACCCAGGCGGCGCACCACGCCGTGACGGCGGGGTTCGACCTCCTGGAAATCCACATGGCGCACGGCTACCTGCTCGCGAGCTTCATCTCGCCGCTCACCAACCGGCGCGAGGACGAGTACGGCGGCCCCCTCGAGAACCGGATGCGCTTTCCGCTCGAGGTGTTCCGCGCCGTGCGGGCGGTCTGGCCCGAGGAGCGCCCCATGTCGGTTCGCATCTCCGCGGTCGACTGGAAGCCCGGCGGCATGGGCCCCGAGGACTCGGTCCGTGTCGCGCGGATGCTGAAGGCCGCGGGGTGCGATATCGTGGACGTCTCAGCGGGGCAGACGGTGCCCGACCAGAGGCCGGTCTACGGACGGCTCTTCCAGACCCCCTTCGCCGACCGGATCCGGCACGAGGCCGGGATCGCGACGATGGCGGTGGGAAACATCTCCTCCTACGCCGACGTGAACACGATCCTGGCCGCGGGGCGCGCCGATCTCTGCCTGCTGGCGCGGGCGCACCTGTGGGACCCGTACTGGACGCGGCACGCCGCCTACGAGCTGGGCTGGCCTCTTCCCTGGCCCGATCCCTACGAATCGCTGAACCAGTTTCGTCCCCGCTTTTCCTGA
- a CDS encoding alpha-hydroxy acid oxidase, whose protein sequence is MPRRAAPARKSPSAPRRSPSRNGNARNAERSTGSAASKLLDGCLNVADLEVLAKRKLPRATYDYYAGGAEDERTLARNRAGFERYALLHRVLVNVERVDTSASVLGSAVTNPVLVAPTAYQRLADDRGEIATARAAGEAGSLMTVSTLATRSLEEVAAAATGPLWFQLYVYRDRAVTERLIARAEAAGYRALVVTVDTPLLGRRERDHRNGFALPRGMTIANFTEDADRAGFERYGSLAAYASAQLDPSLTWESIEWFRKRTRLPIVLKGIVRADDARRAVDCGADGVWVSNHGGRQLDGCEASVLALPAVAEAVGSAAEVYVDGGIRRGSEVVKALALGARAVFVGRPILWGLAVGGERGVRRVLDLLREEVALSLALAGCADLRSADRSLVVSCA, encoded by the coding sequence ATGCCCCGCCGCGCCGCGCCAGCCCGCAAGAGCCCTTCTGCGCCGCGGCGCTCGCCCTCCCGAAATGGGAACGCCCGAAACGCGGAGCGCTCCACGGGCTCCGCCGCCTCGAAGCTCCTCGACGGCTGCCTCAACGTCGCCGACCTGGAAGTTCTCGCCAAGCGGAAGCTTCCCCGCGCGACCTACGACTACTACGCCGGCGGCGCCGAGGACGAGCGGACCCTGGCGCGGAACCGGGCAGGGTTCGAGCGCTACGCCCTGCTCCATCGCGTGCTCGTGAACGTCGAGCGCGTGGACACGAGCGCCTCCGTGCTCGGCTCCGCCGTCACGAACCCGGTGCTCGTCGCGCCGACCGCCTACCAGCGGCTCGCGGACGACCGGGGGGAGATCGCCACCGCCCGCGCGGCGGGAGAGGCGGGGTCGCTCATGACGGTCAGCACGCTCGCCACCCGAAGCCTGGAGGAGGTGGCGGCCGCGGCCACGGGGCCGCTCTGGTTCCAGCTCTACGTCTATCGCGACCGCGCCGTCACCGAGCGGCTGATCGCGCGGGCCGAGGCGGCGGGCTACCGCGCGCTCGTCGTCACCGTGGACACGCCGCTTCTGGGAAGGCGCGAGCGGGACCATCGGAACGGCTTCGCCCTTCCCCGCGGCATGACGATCGCGAACTTCACCGAGGATGCCGACCGCGCGGGGTTCGAGCGCTACGGCAGCCTCGCGGCCTACGCCTCGGCCCAGCTCGATCCCTCGCTCACCTGGGAATCGATCGAGTGGTTCCGGAAGCGGACCCGGCTCCCGATCGTGCTCAAGGGGATCGTGCGCGCGGACGACGCGCGGCGCGCGGTGGACTGCGGCGCCGACGGCGTCTGGGTGTCGAACCACGGAGGGCGGCAGCTCGACGGATGCGAGGCCTCGGTGCTCGCGCTGCCGGCGGTGGCCGAGGCCGTCGGGAGCGCCGCCGAGGTGTACGTGGACGGAGGGATCCGGCGCGGCAGCGAGGTCGTGAAAGCCCTGGCGCTCGGAGCGCGCGCGGTGTTCGTCGGGCGTCCGATTCTCTGGGGGCTCGCCGTCGGGGGGGAGCGCGGGGTCCGCCGCGTGCTCGATCTCCTGCGCGAGGAGGTCGCGCTCTCGCTGGCGCTCGCCGGGTGCGCTGACCTCCGCTCCGCGGACCGAAGCCTGGTCGTCTCCTGCGCATGA
- a CDS encoding SDR family oxidoreductase, whose amino-acid sequence MADRPLSGRVALVTGGGRGIGAAAARRLAAAGAAVAVAARSRREVDLIAGEILDAGGRASSHAHDVAEEEPVRALAREVREALGPVDVLVMSAGAAMAGRFADVAAADWDRMMRANARSAFLCAREFAPAMAERGYGRIVAVASIAGLTGGKYIAPYAASKHAVIGLVRCLAEELAGKGVTVNAICPGYVDTSITKEAVAGAMSRGGLSHPEALAAILGTTGQERLLTTEEVGEAILKMAMGGDEATGQTVVLGARVHAA is encoded by the coding sequence GTGGCTGACCGGCCGCTTTCGGGGCGCGTCGCTCTGGTCACCGGGGGCGGCCGTGGGATCGGCGCCGCGGCGGCGCGGCGTCTCGCGGCCGCGGGTGCGGCGGTGGCCGTCGCGGCGCGATCGCGCCGCGAGGTGGACCTGATCGCGGGGGAGATCCTCGACGCGGGCGGCCGCGCGTCGTCCCACGCGCATGACGTCGCCGAGGAGGAGCCGGTGCGCGCGCTGGCGCGCGAGGTCCGGGAGGCGCTCGGCCCGGTCGACGTGCTCGTGATGAGCGCCGGCGCCGCGATGGCCGGTCGCTTTGCCGACGTGGCGGCGGCCGACTGGGACCGCATGATGCGCGCGAACGCGCGGAGCGCCTTTCTCTGCGCGCGCGAGTTCGCGCCCGCGATGGCCGAGCGGGGCTATGGCCGGATCGTCGCCGTCGCCTCGATCGCGGGGCTCACGGGGGGGAAGTACATCGCGCCCTACGCCGCGTCGAAGCACGCGGTGATCGGCCTGGTGCGCTGCCTCGCCGAGGAGCTGGCGGGGAAGGGAGTGACGGTGAACGCGATCTGTCCCGGATACGTCGACACCTCGATCACCAAGGAAGCGGTCGCGGGGGCGATGTCGCGGGGCGGGCTCTCCCATCCCGAGGCGCTCGCGGCGATCCTGGGCACGACGGGGCAGGAACGGCTGCTCACGACCGAGGAGGTGGGCGAGGCGATTCTCAAGATGGCCATGGGCGGCGATGAGGCGACGGGACAGACGGTGGTCCTGGGCGCGCGGGTGCACGCGGCGTGA
- a CDS encoding acyl-CoA dehydrogenase family protein encodes MIPDPRPVRALLDPSHETFAAEAAAFAAREIAPRTPAATDAAARVEARAILAALGAGRMLEPIRRGDWRACCLAREALAAASPLADAVFALQGLGTLPLLTTGSPTGARLAEEAIAGRAMSAFAMTETEAGSDVAALRTRARKDGGDYVLDGAKSYISNAGIADFYVVFASTDPDARGKGISAFLVPADAPGLRFVGPQVLSAPHPLGELAFEGCRIPAANLLGEEGRGFALGLKTLDRMRATVGAAACGMAARGVYEAAAHARARTQFGKPLAEFQLVQEKIARMATELDAARLLVYRAAWEADHGAERVTMEAAMAKSYATEAAQRIVDDAVQILGARGVLADHPVDRLYRAVRALRIYEGTTEIQHLVIAGQVLQAGR; translated from the coding sequence TTGATTCCCGACCCGCGCCCCGTCCGCGCCCTTCTCGATCCCTCGCACGAGACGTTCGCGGCCGAGGCCGCGGCGTTCGCCGCGCGCGAGATCGCCCCGCGCACCCCCGCCGCGACCGATGCGGCGGCGCGGGTGGAAGCGCGCGCGATCCTGGCGGCGCTCGGAGCGGGGAGGATGCTGGAGCCGATCCGCCGCGGCGACTGGCGCGCCTGCTGCCTCGCGCGCGAGGCGCTGGCGGCGGCCAGCCCGCTCGCCGACGCGGTGTTCGCGCTGCAGGGGCTGGGAACGCTGCCGCTCCTGACGACCGGCTCTCCCACGGGCGCCCGGCTCGCCGAGGAAGCGATCGCGGGGCGCGCCATGAGCGCGTTCGCCATGACGGAGACCGAGGCGGGATCGGACGTGGCCGCGCTCCGGACGCGCGCACGCAAGGACGGCGGCGACTACGTCCTGGACGGCGCCAAGTCGTACATCTCCAACGCCGGCATCGCCGACTTCTACGTGGTCTTCGCCTCGACCGATCCGGACGCGCGCGGCAAGGGGATTTCCGCCTTCCTCGTGCCGGCCGATGCCCCGGGATTGCGCTTTGTGGGACCCCAGGTGCTCTCGGCGCCGCACCCTCTGGGGGAGCTGGCGTTCGAGGGGTGCCGGATTCCCGCGGCGAACCTCCTCGGCGAAGAGGGGCGCGGGTTCGCGCTGGGCCTGAAGACGTTGGACCGGATGCGCGCCACGGTCGGCGCCGCCGCGTGCGGCATGGCCGCACGCGGCGTATATGAAGCCGCCGCCCACGCGCGCGCCCGGACGCAGTTCGGAAAGCCGCTCGCCGAATTCCAGCTGGTCCAGGAGAAGATCGCGCGCATGGCGACGGAGCTGGATGCGGCGCGCCTCCTGGTCTACCGCGCCGCGTGGGAAGCCGACCACGGCGCCGAGCGCGTCACGATGGAGGCGGCGATGGCGAAGTCGTACGCCACCGAGGCCGCGCAGCGCATCGTGGACGACGCCGTGCAGATCCTGGGCGCGCGCGGCGTCCTGGCCGACCATCCGGTGGACCGTCTCTACCGGGCCGTCCGCGCGCTCCGCATCTACGAAGGGACGACGGAGATCCAGCACCTCGTGATCGCCGGGCAGGTGCTGCAGGCCGGGCGATGA
- a CDS encoding creatininase family protein, which translates to MAPRKWADLTWEEARDLDRPRAVALLPVGAIEAHGPHLPLATDVILAEAMAAAAADRLEAKGRIAVVLPALPYAAAPFGAGFPGTISVGAASVRAILLDLARELTRQGFAALGVANAHLDPAHLETLAAARALADEEELLPVICPDLTRKPWALRLGEEFQTGACHAGRYEGSVVLAARPDLVREETRRGLAPNPASLSRAIRTGARTFEEAGGPRAYFGWPADATAEEGRRTIEALGAILAEAVLERDRG; encoded by the coding sequence GTGGCGCCGCGCAAGTGGGCCGACCTGACCTGGGAAGAGGCGCGGGATCTCGACCGCCCGCGGGCCGTCGCCCTGCTTCCGGTCGGCGCCATCGAGGCGCACGGCCCCCATCTTCCGCTCGCCACCGACGTGATCCTGGCCGAAGCGATGGCCGCCGCCGCCGCGGACCGTCTCGAGGCGAAGGGGCGGATCGCGGTGGTGCTCCCGGCGCTTCCCTACGCCGCCGCCCCGTTCGGCGCCGGCTTTCCGGGGACGATCTCGGTCGGCGCCGCGAGCGTGCGTGCGATCCTGCTCGACCTCGCGCGGGAGCTCACGCGCCAGGGTTTCGCCGCGCTCGGGGTGGCCAACGCCCATCTGGACCCCGCCCATCTCGAGACGCTCGCCGCCGCGCGCGCTCTGGCCGACGAGGAGGAGCTTCTTCCGGTGATCTGCCCCGATCTGACGCGCAAGCCCTGGGCGCTACGGCTGGGGGAGGAATTCCAGACCGGCGCCTGCCACGCGGGCCGCTACGAGGGCTCGGTCGTGCTCGCGGCCCGCCCCGACCTCGTGCGCGAGGAGACGCGCCGGGGGCTTGCGCCCAATCCCGCGTCGCTCTCGCGAGCGATCCGGACCGGCGCGCGCACGTTCGAGGAAGCCGGCGGTCCGCGGGCCTACTTCGGCTGGCCCGCCGACGCCACCGCCGAGGAGGGAAGGCGCACCATCGAGGCGCTCGGAGCGATTCTGGCCGAGGCGGTGCTGGAGCGGGACCGTGGCTGA
- a CDS encoding enoyl-CoA hydratase family protein: MSQEPRPADLTPLQPKSFLYAVNEATSVATITLNRPERLNALTFEVYAELRDLFAALDQEEGVRAIVLTGAGRGFCSGGDVEEIIGALFERDFGGLREFTRMTCDLIRNIRGCRKPVIAALNGTTAGAGAVIATACDLRIASETAKIAFLFVRVGLSGADMGASWLLPRIVGLGRATELLMTGDFIDAKRAYEIGLYHRVVAPDRVLAEATAYAEKLARGPSAALAVTKEALDYEFSQDLVSALNYESDAQAALMEHPNFREAYEAFREKREPRFR, translated from the coding sequence GTGAGCCAGGAGCCGAGGCCGGCCGATCTCACCCCGCTCCAGCCGAAGTCCTTCCTCTATGCCGTGAACGAGGCGACGAGCGTGGCCACGATCACGCTGAACCGGCCCGAGCGGCTGAACGCGCTCACGTTCGAGGTCTACGCCGAGCTGCGCGATCTCTTCGCCGCGCTCGACCAGGAGGAAGGGGTGCGCGCGATCGTCCTGACCGGCGCGGGGCGCGGCTTCTGCTCCGGCGGGGACGTGGAGGAGATCATCGGCGCGCTGTTCGAGCGCGACTTCGGCGGGCTCCGCGAGTTCACGCGCATGACCTGCGACCTGATCCGGAACATCCGCGGCTGCAGGAAGCCTGTGATCGCCGCGCTGAACGGCACGACGGCCGGGGCCGGCGCCGTGATCGCGACGGCGTGCGACCTTCGGATCGCGTCGGAGACGGCCAAGATCGCCTTCCTCTTCGTTCGGGTCGGCCTCTCGGGCGCGGACATGGGGGCCTCCTGGCTCCTGCCGCGCATCGTGGGGCTGGGGCGCGCGACCGAATTGCTGATGACCGGCGACTTCATCGACGCCAAGCGCGCCTACGAGATCGGGCTCTATCATCGCGTGGTGGCGCCGGACCGCGTCCTCGCGGAGGCGACGGCCTACGCGGAGAAGCTCGCGCGCGGGCCCTCGGCCGCGCTCGCCGTGACCAAGGAGGCGCTCGACTACGAGTTCAGCCAGGATCTGGTCTCCGCGCTGAACTACGAGTCGGACGCCCAGGCCGCCCTGATGGAGCACCCCAACTTCCGCGAGGCCTACGAGGCGTTCCGCGAGAAGCGGGAGCCGCGGTTCCGTTGA
- a CDS encoding DUF72 domain-containing protein, with amino-acid sequence MARRGPPRGRGALLVGTSGWAYRHWPRFYPPELRPPRFLAHYATRFPTVEVNTSFYHLPLRTTYAKWAAETGPDFRFTLKLSRYVTHIKRLSGVKAETRLFLERAEPLGEKLGPILVQLPPQLRADPARLERFLAMFRSLEVERGERVRLAFEFRHQTWFDSEQALTSLARHGAALVFGQSGRYPYPSAEPLTADWVYLRFHGPREFCASEYGREGLAPWAGKIARWRAEGRDVYAYFNNDVHGYAVEDAALLVRMAEGSGEGLGSE; translated from the coding sequence GTGGCCCGCAGGGGGCCGCCGCGCGGCCGGGGCGCGCTCCTCGTCGGCACGTCGGGGTGGGCCTACCGCCACTGGCCCCGCTTCTATCCCCCCGAGCTTCGCCCGCCGCGGTTCCTGGCGCACTACGCCACGCGCTTTCCGACTGTGGAGGTGAACACCTCCTTCTACCACCTGCCGCTGCGCACGACCTACGCGAAGTGGGCGGCGGAGACCGGCCCCGACTTCCGCTTCACGCTCAAGCTGAGCCGCTACGTCACGCACATCAAGCGACTCTCGGGCGTGAAGGCGGAGACGCGTCTCTTCCTGGAGCGCGCCGAGCCGCTGGGTGAGAAGCTGGGCCCGATCCTGGTCCAGCTACCCCCGCAGCTCCGGGCCGACCCCGCGCGCCTGGAGCGCTTCCTCGCCATGTTCCGCTCCCTCGAGGTCGAACGCGGTGAGCGCGTGCGGCTGGCGTTCGAGTTCCGGCACCAGACCTGGTTCGATTCGGAACAAGCGCTCACCTCGCTCGCGCGACATGGCGCCGCCCTCGTCTTCGGCCAGTCGGGCCGCTATCCCTACCCTTCGGCCGAGCCGCTCACGGCCGATTGGGTCTATCTCCGGTTCCACGGACCGCGCGAGTTCTGCGCCTCGGAGTACGGGCGCGAAGGGCTCGCGCCGTGGGCGGGAAAGATCGCGCGGTGGCGCGCCGAGGGGAGGGACGTGTACGCCTACTTCAACAACGACGTGCACGGCTACGCGGTGGAGGACGCGGCGCTGCTCGTTCGGATGGCGGAAGGGTCGGGCGAGGGGCTGGGGTCGGAATGA